In the Corynebacterium jeikeium genome, ACTCTCACACAAGCGACATCCAACTGGTGGCGCAGAGTTTCAGAATTTAACCCTTCGGCGGCGTGCTCAACGGCCTCCAGTGGGCGGGCGCCTGCGGCTACCTCGCGGGCGATGGCATCCACAACATCGCGCACCTCGGCCAGGGTTTTCATCTGCCGACGGGTTTTCATCATCCGCCCCACCACAATCTTGAGGGTGAAGGCCACCATCAACGCGGCCGCCACCACCGCCAGTACCGGAATCATGATTCTCCCCTCCCTTCAGCCCAGCTCATCGCAGAACTCCTCGAATCCCCCGCGGGCACCATCGCGCCAATGCCACAGAATCTCGATGTGCGCCCGCTCGTCGCCGACCAGCCGCCCGATGTGCGTCAGCCGTCGCCCCCGCTCCGTTCGGGAAACGTGCAACACCACGTCTATGCCGTCGATCACCTGGCGGGTCAGGGCAATCCGATCCAGCCCGGCCATCGCACCCAGTGCCTCCAGCCTCCCCGGCACACTCGCTGGGTCGTTTGCGTGGATGGTGCCCGCACTGCCCGCGTGCCCTGTATTCAGGGCAACCAGCAGGTCCGCCACTTCGGGGCCTCGGATCTCGCCCACCACGATGCGATCGGGACGCATGCGCAGACTCTGCTTCACCAGCGTCGTCATGGAGATCGCACCCGCCCCCTCCGCATTGCCCTCGCGGGTAGCCAATGCCACTACGTGCGGATGGTCTATCAGTAATTCCGGGGTGTCCTCCACCACGAGCAGCCGCTGGTCGTAGGCAACCTCCGCCAACAGCGCAGCCAGCAGGGTGGTCTTCCCCGCGCCCGTCCCGCCGCTAATCAGAATGTTCCGCCGTGCCCGCACAATCCGCCGCAGCACGCCCGCCATCTCTTCACTGGCCAGGCCGCCTTGTACCAGCGCATCCAAGGAGTTCTTTTGCCCCCTAATTGCTCGCAGGCTAATGCAGCTGCCGCCCGCTGCCGGCGGAGCTAGCAGAGTGTGCACACGGATCGCCTGCGCCGACACGTCCGGAGGCAGCTCCCGCAGCACCCCGTCTGCGAAGGGCCGAGCTTCGTCCAGCCGCTCCCCGCACAGTGTGGCCATCCGCACCGCTAGGTCACGCGCCGCCTCCGTATCGATCTGCACCCCGTCTATTGGCTGCATACCTTCGCCCCGATCCGCCCATACGCTGCCATCCCCATTGAGCACAACGTCCGTCACCTGCGAATCCTGTAGAGGTCCGGCAAGCGGCCCCAGCCCACTGAATTCCCTCTGTAGAGTCCGCACGTTCTCCACACTCGCCTTCCCGATCAGGTGCAAGCTGCGCGAAAGGTCGTGCTCGTCCGGCCTGCTAATCCCCTGTTCGGCCAGGTCGTCGCGCACTATTGCCAGTAGTCCGCGCTCCGGTTCCGGCTGGTTGTTCTTGCTCTTTTTTCTTCGTGACGCCACCTGCGTCTCCCCCGTCCCGTCTATCCCCTAGCTCGCGATAGGCAGCGCGCAGTTGCCGACGATGTGCTGGATTTTCTCCCACACCTCGCGCACCGGCCCGCGGGCGCGGTCGTGCTTCAGCGAGCTTTCAATCCAGTACTCGGCCTCGCCTCGATCCAGGGCGGCAGTGCACTGGTCGTCGTGGCGAATCACCGCCACCGGAACCTCGTCCATCATCATCGCGGCGACGGCCACAGAGGTGGAAGCACCGGGAACTTCCCGCAATACAATCAGCGGCTTGGTTCGGTCGTTCTCCAGCATTCGGTTCCGTAGCGCGCTGGCAGCAGTCGCCCCTTGGATGGTTAGGGGTGCTACCAGGATGTGCACATCAGGCTCCCCCTCGCCCCATTGCTCCTGCCATCCTGCGCTCGCACTATCGGCCACTGGCAGGCTGCGCCCGCAGTCCACCACCAGGTCATCCGCATGCATTAAACCGGCTAGTTGGCCCACATCCAGCCCCCTGCCCCCGCTGGGTGCACCGAATGTTGGATAGCGGTCTGCGTAGATCACGGGAACAGCTCCACCATCCGCGCTGATCTTCTTGCCGCCCGCGCTGTCGAAGCCCAACATCAGAAGGTGACTGCGCAGTTGGTCAAAGTCGCAGTCGGCAGGGATCTGGTTGCGGGTGAGCCCCGGCCGCCGTTCCTTGCCCAGAACCAAGTCCAGGCCGCAGGAGTGCGGGTCAGCATCCACCAACACCGCAGGCCTTCCCTCGCAGGACATGTAGTAGGCCAGTTGTGCCGCAAACAGGCTGGACCCTGCCCCGCCGACCGCTGAGCTCACCGCGATGCGTACCGCGTCGTTTGTCCCGATCATCTCCGCTAAGACCATCGCTCCACCGGCATCCAGGGAGGGCTCCAGCTGATCCACGCGGATCGCCCGCACCAGCCGGTGGCAGGTCAGCTCGCTCTCCCTATCACTCAGCACGATCGCTGAGTTCTGGCAGGTAAACCCCTCTTTCCGTTCCAGCTCGCGGAGGAGGTTCGCTTCGAACTCTTCCGTGCCGTCATGCATAATCATCGGTCTGCGGGTCACCGCCACGACCATGCGCGCCTCGTTGTTCCACAGCGGATCAGCGATGTCCACGATCACCGGTCGGAGCTGTGCCGTTCGCTCCTGCAGCTTCTTCTTTGCTGCTGTTCTTGCCTTCTTGGCTGCTGCCTTGCTCTGCTTTGCTGAATGCCCTGCGCCCATGCACCAAAGGCTCCCAGCTGCGGGCTTGCAAAAGTACCCCTGATTTTTTAGCTGTGGAAAAGTCGGGTTGGCGTCATAAAAAAGGGCCTAGACCCTGTGAATAACCCGAAACGAAAAAAGATTAGAGTGACATAAGTAGCGCAATGTTACTAGAATGACGCATGTGACTCACCACCAGGACCCACCCCGCGCACAGGGCGCAGAGCGAGTTTTGGCCATTTTCGACCTCGATAAGACCATCATCGACACGTCGGCATCCCTGGCCTACCGCCGCCCCATGGCCGAACGCGGCCTGCTGAATACCGGTGAAGTGCTGAAGATGATGGCGATGCTGGGCAACTACATGCTCTCCACCCATTCCGAGGGCAACCTGGAATCCACTAAAGAAGCCCTGACCAGGATCATCAAGGACCGCGAATCCGAACCCCTGCGCCAGGTCGCCCAAGAGGCCCTGCAGGAGGTCATCACCCCATTCATCTACGCCGAGGCGCGCGAACTGATCGAATGGCATCGCAAGATGGGCCACCGCATCGCCATCGTGACCGCCTCAGCCTCCGTCATGGTGCAGCCCATCGCCAAGGAACTCGGCGTGGACCACCTCTTCGCCACTGAACTGGAGGAAAAAGATGGGCGCTTCACCGGCGCCGTCACGCACTTCAACAAGGGGCATGCAAAGGTCGAGCGGATCCTAGAGCTCGCCCGCAAACACGGATACGACCTGGAGCGAAGCTACGCTTATTCTGACGCCGCCACAGACATCCCCATGCTAAAGCTGGTGGGCAATCCGGTTGCGGTGAACCCGGACCGCCCCCTGAAGAAGCAGGCTACAGAGGCCGAATGGCCGATCCGCCAATTCGTCCGCCCGGAACCACTATTTCCACAGGCAGCGGTTATCGCCGGCGCCGGCGCCACCCTGGCTCTGCTTGGCATTGCCGCCACCGGCCTGGCGATGTGGTGGCGCGGACGCGCGGAAGGCTCAGACGAGGCCTAGCGCAGCCTAGCGACAACTTCTATTTCGCGTCCGCGATCGACTTGCCCTCCAGCGAGCCCTCGGACAGGCCCGTGGCGTGGAAAACAATCCACTCGGCCACGCCCTCCGGGGTGCCACTAGCAAACCCCTCGGCCTTCGCCTGGTACTCGTCGCGCCGACGGTTCCACCAGACCTCCGGCACACCCAGCCCACGTGGATCCAAGCCGGTGGCGATGGTCGCCAGTCGGGAGCAAGCGCGGGCCGTCACGCCGGTGGCGTCCGCAAAAGGCTGCAACGTCAGCAACTCGCCGTGGATCACCGCAGACAACACCGTCGCGTTCACCTTAGTGCCACCAGTAATGAACTTGCCCAGCAGCTGCAGGCGCGCATCCGTGGAGCGGCGCGGGCGCCCCGGCACCAGAAACTCCGCATCCCCCGCAGCCTTCTGCCGAAATGCCGGGTCGGACATCTGCGGGCTAGCAACCGAGTTGATGCGCGCGATGATCTGCAGCGGTGCGCGCCGCCAGGTGGTCACCGTTTCCGTCACACCGTCCGGCGCCAGCAGCTCCGCAGCACGCAGCGCTCCGGCCAGGATTGGGTCCTCCACCTGGCCATCCTCCGGCAAGCGCGGGGAGCCACCGTCCAACTGCGCCGAGGCACGGGCGCCGCGCAGCACCGATTCTGCACCCGTGACATCCCAGCCGCGCAGGTTGGCGGGGTGGCGGTGCAGACGCGCCAGGTGGTCGTTGGCTTGGGTCACAGCCTCCGGCACTCCGGGTAGTTCAGCCAGTCCAGCGAGTGGGTCTTGCGCAGAATTGTCAGACATATTTAAGACAATAATGCACCCGCGCGCGCAATCTTCCCCGTGGTCTGGCAAACTAGGGGGAGTCAATTAGGTGTAACCCCCAGGAGTTTTAACAGTGAGCAACAACGATCACGATGGCATGTTCACCGACCGCGATAGCTTTAACCCGAAGGTTAACGCTATTCCGCTGTCGGATGTTGATACCCATGCCAAGGGTCAGGCCAGCATCAGTGACCTGGTGAAGGATGCCTCTGCGCAGGTTTCCTCCCTGGTTCGTTCCGAGGTCGAGCTGGCAAAGACCGAGATCGCTACTTCCGCCAAGAAGGCCGGCATCGGCGTGGGCCTGTTCGGCGCTGCCGCCATCATCCTGGCCTACAGCTCCTTCTTCCTCTTCTTTACCATCGCCGAGGCATTGGATACCTTCATGTGGCGTTGGGCGGCCTTCCTGGTCGTCTTCCTGTTCATGCTGGTTCTGGTTGCCATCCTGGCTCTGGTTGGCCTGAAGCAGGTCAAGGGCGTGAAGAAGCCGGAGAAGACCATCGAGTCCGTCGGTGAGCTGAAGACCGTGATCCCGCAGAAGGGCAAGAACTCTTCCTCCGCGCGCCGCCCGGGAATGTACACCTAAATCCCCCGTGCGCCTCAAGATAACTTGAGGATGAATTGAGATGACATTCGAAGATTCTCACGCCGCAGATCCGCACACCCCGCATGCCACTTTCGTGCATTCGCGGGGTGTGCGTCTTCGCGTGGACGTTCAAGGCCCCCGCAACGCGCCATTGGTGCTTCTCATCCACGGTTTCGGCGGCGGAGCTTTCGACTGGCACCCGCTGATGCGGGAGCTCGCGGGCGAGGACCTGCGCCTGGCCGCCGTGGATCTTCGGGGCTATGGCCGTTCGGATAAAACCCCGCGCGGATACGACCTCACCACCGCCGCCAGCGATATGGCCGGGGTTATCCGCGGCCTGGGTCACACGACCGCCACCGTCGTTGGCCACGGTTTTGGAGGCATGGTCGCCTGGACTCTGGTGGCTCACAACCCGGAGCGGGTTCGCAGCTTCGTCACCCTTTCCGCGATCAATCCGCTACTGCGTTTCCGCAGGATCCTAGCCCAGCCATTCTCTCAGCCGCACTTCGCGCGCCGTCTACTGTCGGCCCAGCTACCGCGCCTTCCGGAGCGCAAACTGCTAGCCGATAACGCCGCAGCGGCCGAAAAGATCTTTAGGGCAGGTGTGGCCCCGGGTTTTAGGGATACGGACGCCTACTTCCGCAGCGCCACACTCCGCCGCGAGGCAATGCAGGTAGATAAGGTGGCGCATCTTTCCTGCGAGTACCTGCGCTGGCCTTTCCGTAGCCGCTTCCGTCCCGAAGCAATGCGCTTCGAGCGGACCTTCCCTGCGACCACACCTGTGCCGCTTTTAGCGGTGGACGGCAACATGGATCCGATCTACGACGAATCCCTGGCGCAGAAGTCCGCCCGGAAGGCCGATACCGCCGAGCACAAGGTGCTTTACGGCGTGGGCCACTACCCGCACGTGGAGGATCCGCCGTGCGTCGCGGAGCTACTCCGCGAGCACCTGCGCGCTTAAGTCGCTAATCCGCCACGCAAGCACCCGTCGCCGGGCTGCCCTGGTGGGCGGTCACGTCCCCGACGTGCTTCATGACCTCTTCCCTGGTCAGCGCGTAACCAGTGTCCTTCTCGTTAACGTCGGCACCGAATACGACCCCCAGCACGTGGCCGTCCTTGTCGATCAGCGGGCCACCGGAGTTACCCTGCACCACGGAGCCGCGCAGCGAGTACGCCTCACGCTCCACTCGAGCATCTGCATAGATGTTCGGCCCACTGACCACGAACTTCTCACGGATACGCGCCGGAGTGGCTTTAAATGGCCCGCCGTTGGGGTAGCCCATAACGATCGCGTCCTGCCCTTGCTGCCCCACTCCATCGGCCCATTTCATCGGCACTAAGGGGAGGTTTTCGCTACGGAGCAGCGCGATGTCCACCTGCGGGTTGTAATACACCACCCGAGCCTCGCGCGGGCCATCCTTTGTCATCAGCGTTACCTGGTTGGTTCCGGCCACCACGTGGGCGTTGGTCATCACCGTATCCTCGGCAACCACCCAGCCGGTGCCCTGCAGCATGCGGCTGCACTGCTCCGCCTGCCCCACCACGCGCAGCACACTGTCGCGGGTGTTCTGCACCGCCGGGGATCGCATCAGGGCATTATCCGGCGGATCAACCTCCGCAGCAGGCAGATTCTCCATCGGGTCGGCGATCATCGGGAAGCCCGAGTCGTTGATCAGCTGCGAGGTCTGCGCCGGCAGTTGTTTGAACCACACGGGGGCGGCGCTGCCCACGGCACTGAGGATCTTGCTGCCCTTGATGGACTTGCCGAAGCCGCCGACGTTTCCGGTGGCGATTGGCACGAGGATCAGCCACACGATCAGCAGCGTTGTAAAGACCTGCACGACGGAGCCAACGGCGGAGTCCGCCCGCAAGGCTTCCCGAGTGCGGATGTTATCCCGCAGTTTCGCGCCTATGCCGGAGCCGATGGCGTAACAGATCACCACCACGAGCGTCACGGTGAGAAGTGCCGCAAAAAACCGCGCGCTGTAGCTATCTGGGGCTTTCTCCTCCGCAAAGTGCACGGCGATCGGCACCAGCTTCACGCCCAGGTAGCCGCCTAGAGCCACTCCGACGAAGCTCAGTGTGGCGCTAAACCCGCCCTGCCGATACCCGGAGATCGCTGCGCCGAGGCACACCAAAACCAGCACGATGTCGAGGATCACCGACCCTGTCGCTCCGCTCATGGTGCGCCTCCGTTTCTGCCCATCTCATTGGCTCTGTGGAACCCTTCCCGCATTTCGCCGAGCGCCTCGCCATTGGCGGAGCCGGCCAGCGTCTCGAAAAGGTTCCACGGCCCGTCTGCACCGCTATCACCGCCACTGGACCAGGGTTCCTCCCAGCCTGCACGGCGCAGCAGGGCGCTGATCACCCCGCCGGTGAAACCCCATAGGACCAGCGGGTTTTCCTCGCCGATGTGCAGGTTCCAGGCCGGTCCGCGCCAGCCGGCAAAGCCCACCTCGAAGCGTCGCTCCGGGTTCACCAGCTCGCCCAGGGGGTAGGGCTCAACCCAGTCGTTTTCGGTTGTAGGGCAGCTTACCGCATGGGGTTGACGCCACCACGCCACCACTGGCACCACTGCAAAATTTGAACGATCAATGTAGATCGGTTGCAGTACTGCAAACGGCTCCACCGTGTCCGGGTTCAGCCCCGTTTCCTCCTCGGCCTCCCGCAGGGCGGTCTCCACCGGCCCAGCGTCGGCTTCCTCCAAACGCCCGCCGGGAAAGGCCACCTGTCCGCTGTGGTTGCGCATGGTTGGCGTGCGGTGGGTCAGAAGCATGGTTGCGTCGGCGGGGATGGCCTGCCTGCCTGTGGCGCTGGCAGGGCGGGAGAAGGTGGCGTCACCAGAAAGAAGAATCAGCACCGCCGAGTAGCGGGGCGGGCGGCCATGCTCGTCGACCTCCGGCACGATCCGGGCGGAGTCGTTGAGGTACTGGTGGATGTCCACCTCGCGGCACTCGCGGGCGAAGTCGTGTAGCCATTCGGGCAGGTTGGAAGGCAGTTCTGGCTGTTCTTGCATACGTGCGAGCCACCGGTCTAGGTGGGTGTTCGGCTGCGAATTCGAGCTGGTCATAGAACCTCCTGCACCGCCTTTTCCATTTCCTCGGCACTGTGGAAGGTCTGCGCGTACAGGTGCGCGCGGGTGCCGTCCGGGTTGTAAACCACAGTCAGTGGCACCACCTTCGGTAGATTCGCCGCGGAGTCGAAAATGTGGTTGGAATCCTGGAAGCTGGGCAGCTTATTCACATCCAGGTCGCGCAGCATGTCCGCCCCGGCCTGCCCCTTGGCATCCAGGTGAACTCCCACGACATTCCACTCGGGGTGCTGTTCGGCGAGTTTCTGCACCACCGGCAGTTCCTCACGGCAGGGGGCGCACCACCATGCCCAGACGTTCACGACTGTGGGCTTTCCAGCCAGACGTTCGGCCAGGGAGGTCTGTGACTTGGCTGTGTCACCCCCTGTCCCACCTTCTGTCAGGCACGGGAGGCGCACGTCCTTCAACTCCGCCTCGGGGCTCACGGCGGCCCCCCTCTCTCCCCCGCCTTCATCTTCGCCTGCCGGGCAGCGGACCTCGTTCGCAACCTCGACAGGCCCGTCGTCCGCTGGGGCCGAGGGGGCGTCCTCCTCCATAGAAGACGCGGGCGCACCTGCGTCATCCGCAGAATCATCGCGCAACGCGGCAATCAGCGGCACGCAAAGAATCGCAATGCCAACAACCAGCGTGACCGCGATGATGATCGCGCGTGTGCGGGCGGAGTGTTCGACAGGTGCAGACATAACAGGAAATCAGTCTACCTGGCTGCTTGCCTCGAACCCCGCCATATCTAGTAGGTGGTCGCGGTCGTCCGACTTAATCATTGTTGACGCCACCTCAGGGTCAGCCGGCCCCGCCATCCCGAAGCTTGGGCACTGACGCGCCAAAAAGCAGGCTCCACAGGCCGCCCGGCGCGAATGGCAGATTCGTCGGCCGTGGAAGATCGCCCGGTGGGAGTACAGAGTCCATTCCTTGCGCTCGATTAGCTCCATGAGGTCGCGCTCGACCTGCACGGGGTCTTCGTGTTCCGTGAGCTTCCACCGGCGGGCCAGGCGCCCCAAGTGCGTATCCACGGTGATGCCCGGCACGCCGAAAGCGTTTCCCAGCACCACATTTGCAGTCTTTCGCCCCACGCCGGGGAGTTTCACCAGTTGCTCGAGCGTGCCGGGCACCTCGCCACCGTGCCTTTCCACGATCGCTTGGCCAAGCCCCACAATGCTTTTTGCCTTCGAGCGGTAGAAGCCTGTGGACTTGATGAGCTGTTCGACATCCTCGATGTTCGCCTCCGCGTAGTCGGCAGCGGTGGGATAGCGCCGGAACAGCGCAGGGGTAACGGCGTTGACGCGCTTATCGGTGCACTGTGCGGACAGTACGGTGGCCACCAGTAGCTCAAGTGGGTTGCTAAAATCCAGCTCGCAGTGTGCGTCCGGGTATGCCTCCGCGAGCATTCGGTTTATCTTGCGGGCACGGCGCTTGCGGCCCAGCGGGGTTTCCTCACCCTTCGCAGCGATGTGCGCGCCGATGCGCGGCAGGGTGGGTTGAGCGGACGGGGCGGTGTGGTGAGTCATAGAACCTTCCACTTCGACGAAAAGCAGTTCTGCGAGCAAAAGCGACAACTAATAATATTTTCAAATGTACCTTCACCCCGAATTGCGCTGTGACATAGTTGGGTATGATCTAACAAAAGAGACGAACCATACATATATGGCGTGATGTACGCTACACAGGTGAGGTGGTTACCCGAGCCACCGCGATGCCAGAAACGGAAGTGAAACTAAGGATGGCAGAAGTATCCGAAATACTATCGAGGGCGGGCATTTTCCAGGGTGTTGAACCCAACGCAGTCCGCACCCTCATCGAGCAGCTGGATACCGTCAAATTTCCTCGTGGCACCACCATCTTCGACGAGGGTGAGCCGGGCGACCGACTGTACATCATTATCAGCGGCAAGGTGAAGCTCGCCCGCCACTCGGTAGATGGGCGTGAGAACCTGCTGACTGTCATGGGCCCTTCCGACATGTTCGGCGAGCTGTCCATCTTCGACCCTGGTCCCCGCACCTCATCCGCCGTCTGCGTGACGGAGTTGCAGGCAGCAACGATGGACTCCACGATGCTGCACAACTGGATCAGCGAACACCCGGAGATCGCCGAGCAGCTGCTGCGCGTGCTGGCCCGCCGCCTGCGCCGCACCAATAATTCTCTGGCAGATCTGATTTTCACGGACGTTCCCGGCCGCGTAGCCAAGGCTCTGCTGCAGCTGGCGAACCGTTTCGGCACCCAGGAGGGCACCGCATTGCGCGTGCACCACGACCTGACCCAGGAGGAGATCGCCCAGCTGGTCGGCGCCTCCCGTGAGACCGTGAACAAGGCGCTGGCGGAGTTCGCCCACCGCGGGTGGATCCGACTGGAGGGCAAATCCGTACTCATCTCGGACACCGAGCGCCTAGCCAAGCGCGCTCGCTAGGGCTGCTCGCCACTTTTGGGCAGCGCTTGAGCGGCGCGCTCCGGGTGGAGCTATAGATAACACACAAAAAAGCCCGCACCTTCTGGTGCGGGCTTTTTCAGGTGGCAGTAGCCTCCGCTAGTCTTCGTCACCGCGCAGGAAGCGCAGCGTCACACGAGTAGACTGCGCCGCGGCGTTGCGCAGCACCGGATCCACATCCGTGTAGATCTCATCGACGATCTCATTCACCGAAGCGTCGTCACCCAGCTTCTTCAGCGCTTCCTTGACCTGCTCCAGGCGCTGCTCACGGCGGTCGATGTACTTCTGTGCAACCTCCGCCAAGTTCGGCAAATCCGGGCCGTGGCCAGGCAGCAGCGGCTTATCCTGGCCGCGCTCGCGCAGCTTGGAGAGGGTCTCCAGGTAGGCCCCCAGGTCACCATCAGTCTCGGAAATCATGGTGGTGTGGCGGCCAGCGAGGGTATCGCCAGTGATGATGCCCTCAACGTCGGAATCGTCGGTGCCACCGTTGGAGTGAATAAAGAAGGCAACACAGTCGGAGGTATGACCCGGGCAGTGG is a window encoding:
- a CDS encoding phage holin family protein — protein: MFTDRDSFNPKVNAIPLSDVDTHAKGQASISDLVKDASAQVSSLVRSEVELAKTEIATSAKKAGIGVGLFGAAAIILAYSSFFLFFTIAEALDTFMWRWAAFLVVFLFMLVLVAILALVGLKQVKGVKKPEKTIESVGELKTVIPQKGKNSSSARRPGMYT
- a CDS encoding HAD family hydrolase translates to MTHVTHHQDPPRAQGAERVLAIFDLDKTIIDTSASLAYRRPMAERGLLNTGEVLKMMAMLGNYMLSTHSEGNLESTKEALTRIIKDRESEPLRQVAQEALQEVITPFIYAEARELIEWHRKMGHRIAIVTASASVMVQPIAKELGVDHLFATELEEKDGRFTGAVTHFNKGHAKVERILELARKHGYDLERSYAYSDAATDIPMLKLVGNPVAVNPDRPLKKQATEAEWPIRQFVRPEPLFPQAAVIAGAGATLALLGIAATGLAMWWRGRAEGSDEA
- a CDS encoding TadA family conjugal transfer-associated ATPase — encoded protein: MASRRKKSKNNQPEPERGLLAIVRDDLAEQGISRPDEHDLSRSLHLIGKASVENVRTLQREFSGLGPLAGPLQDSQVTDVVLNGDGSVWADRGEGMQPIDGVQIDTEAARDLAVRMATLCGERLDEARPFADGVLRELPPDVSAQAIRVHTLLAPPAAGGSCISLRAIRGQKNSLDALVQGGLASEEMAGVLRRIVRARRNILISGGTGAGKTTLLAALLAEVAYDQRLLVVEDTPELLIDHPHVVALATREGNAEGAGAISMTTLVKQSLRMRPDRIVVGEIRGPEVADLLVALNTGHAGSAGTIHANDPASVPGRLEALGAMAGLDRIALTRQVIDGIDVVLHVSRTERGRRLTHIGRLVGDERAHIEILWHWRDGARGGFEEFCDELG
- a CDS encoding TlpA family protein disulfide reductase, translated to MSAPVEHSARTRAIIIAVTLVVGIAILCVPLIAALRDDSADDAGAPASSMEEDAPSAPADDGPVEVANEVRCPAGEDEGGGERGAAVSPEAELKDVRLPCLTEGGTGGDTAKSQTSLAERLAGKPTVVNVWAWWCAPCREELPVVQKLAEQHPEWNVVGVHLDAKGQAGADMLRDLDVNKLPSFQDSNHIFDSAANLPKVVPLTVVYNPDGTRAHLYAQTFHSAEEMEKAVQEVL
- a CDS encoding MarP family serine protease, which gives rise to MSGATGSVILDIVLVLVCLGAAISGYRQGGFSATLSFVGVALGGYLGVKLVPIAVHFAEEKAPDSYSARFFAALLTVTLVVVICYAIGSGIGAKLRDNIRTREALRADSAVGSVVQVFTTLLIVWLILVPIATGNVGGFGKSIKGSKILSAVGSAAPVWFKQLPAQTSQLINDSGFPMIADPMENLPAAEVDPPDNALMRSPAVQNTRDSVLRVVGQAEQCSRMLQGTGWVVAEDTVMTNAHVVAGTNQVTLMTKDGPREARVVYYNPQVDIALLRSENLPLVPMKWADGVGQQGQDAIVMGYPNGGPFKATPARIREKFVVSGPNIYADARVEREAYSLRGSVVQGNSGGPLIDKDGHVLGVVFGADVNEKDTGYALTREEVMKHVGDVTAHQGSPATGACVAD
- a CDS encoding NUDIX hydrolase; its protein translation is MTSSNSQPNTHLDRWLARMQEQPELPSNLPEWLHDFARECREVDIHQYLNDSARIVPEVDEHGRPPRYSAVLILLSGDATFSRPASATGRQAIPADATMLLTHRTPTMRNHSGQVAFPGGRLEEADAGPVETALREAEEETGLNPDTVEPFAVLQPIYIDRSNFAVVPVVAWWRQPHAVSCPTTENDWVEPYPLGELVNPERRFEVGFAGWRGPAWNLHIGEENPLVLWGFTGGVISALLRRAGWEEPWSSGGDSGADGPWNLFETLAGSANGEALGEMREGFHRANEMGRNGGAP
- a CDS encoding MBL fold metallo-hydrolase; protein product: MKHPAYSQLRPVTPNAGVVLAPNPSYAALEGTNSWVIKGENDTVSVVVDPGPQDEGHLNVLNTKATEGGAEIGVVLLTHRHADHANGAQRFRQISGAAVRAFDKQYCIAADELKDGEIISFEGLTPTIEVVHCPGHTSDCVAFFIHSNGGTDDSDVEGIITGDTLAGRHTTMISETDGDLGAYLETLSKLRERGQDKPLLPGHGPDLPNLAEVAQKYIDRREQRLEQVKEALKKLGDDASVNEIVDEIYTDVDPVLRNAAAQSTRVTLRFLRGDED
- the glxR gene encoding CRP-like cAMP-activated global transcriptional regulator GlxR, with the translated sequence MAEVSEILSRAGIFQGVEPNAVRTLIEQLDTVKFPRGTTIFDEGEPGDRLYIIISGKVKLARHSVDGRENLLTVMGPSDMFGELSIFDPGPRTSSAVCVTELQAATMDSTMLHNWISEHPEIAEQLLRVLARRLRRTNNSLADLIFTDVPGRVAKALLQLANRFGTQEGTALRVHHDLTQEEIAQLVGASRETVNKALAEFAHRGWIRLEGKSVLISDTERLAKRAR
- a CDS encoding alpha/beta fold hydrolase, with the translated sequence MTFEDSHAADPHTPHATFVHSRGVRLRVDVQGPRNAPLVLLIHGFGGGAFDWHPLMRELAGEDLRLAAVDLRGYGRSDKTPRGYDLTTAASDMAGVIRGLGHTTATVVGHGFGGMVAWTLVAHNPERVRSFVTLSAINPLLRFRRILAQPFSQPHFARRLLSAQLPRLPERKLLADNAAAAEKIFRAGVAPGFRDTDAYFRSATLRREAMQVDKVAHLSCEYLRWPFRSRFRPEAMRFERTFPATTPVPLLAVDGNMDPIYDESLAQKSARKADTAEHKVLYGVGHYPHVEDPPCVAELLREHLRA
- the nth gene encoding endonuclease III — translated: MTHHTAPSAQPTLPRIGAHIAAKGEETPLGRKRRARKINRMLAEAYPDAHCELDFSNPLELLVATVLSAQCTDKRVNAVTPALFRRYPTAADYAEANIEDVEQLIKSTGFYRSKAKSIVGLGQAIVERHGGEVPGTLEQLVKLPGVGRKTANVVLGNAFGVPGITVDTHLGRLARRWKLTEHEDPVQVERDLMELIERKEWTLYSHRAIFHGRRICHSRRAACGACFLARQCPSFGMAGPADPEVASTMIKSDDRDHLLDMAGFEASSQVD